Genomic DNA from Trueperaceae bacterium:
CGACGCTCGGGTGGTGCGCACCAGGCAGCGCCTGCGCGAGGCGCTGGTCTCCCTCGTGCTCGAGAGGGGCTACGAGGCCGTGACGATCCGCGACCTCGCCCACCGCGCCGCGGTGGGCTACGCCACCTACTTCAGGCACTACCCCTCGAAGGACGCGCTGCTGCTCGACCTCCTCGAGGACCTTCTGGCCGACCTGCTGCGCCTGCTCGAGCCGACGCTGGCCGACGAGGACGCCTCGCGCAGCGGCGCGACCGTGTTCGACCACGTGCGCCGGCACGCCGACCTCTACCGCGTCCTCGTCGCGAGCCAGCGGTCCGTCGACCTCGTCGCGAGGGCGCGGGAGGTCGCGTTCGCCAACCTGGGGTGTAGGTTCGAGCCGGCCCCCGATGCGCTCCTGCCGCCGGAGGCGGCCGTGAACCATCTCGTCCGGTCGCTCGTCGCGCTCATCGAGTGGTGGTTGGGCGCCGGCATGCCCGTTCCTCCCGAGCGGATGGGCGCTGCCTTCGAGGCCCTGATCATGCGGCCGGTGCGAGCGGTGGCTTTCCGCCGCCACGAGGGACAGGCGCCGTCCTAGACTCGGTCTCCATGTCCAAGATCGTCCTCTGCGACCTCGACGGCACCCTCTCGGACACCAGCCACCGCGAGCGCTTCGTTAAGCAGGACCCGGCCGACTACGAGTCGTTCTACGCGGCCGCCGGCGGCGACGCTCCCATCTGGCCCGTGATCGAGGTGGTGAACGCCCTCGCCAAGGCCGGCTACGAGATCCACATCACCACGGGCCGGCGCGACGACACGCGCGCCGTCACCGAGCGGTGGCTCGCCGCGCACGGTGTGACCTACCACCGGCTGGTCATGCGCGGGTACCACGACCACACCCCCGACGACGTGCTCAAGCGCCGCTGGTACGAGGCTGACTACCGCGACGCCGACGTGCTGTGCGTGCTCGAGGACCGCAACCGCGTCGTGAGGATGTGGCGCGAGCTCGGCGTCACCTGCCTGCACGTGGCCGACGGCGACTTCTGACCCCCGCCGGCCCTCGTCCCGCGGCGGCGGTGGCTTCGCGCCGTCCACCGCGACCGCGGGCCGTCGCCGCCCCCTAGCGGTCGCCCCCTCGTCCCGCGACGCCGCGCGCCGCCCGCCGTGCGCGGCTCCGCGCTGCCGCCGGGTGCCGGTCAGCGGTCCAGCCTGCGCCAGCCCCACACCTTCATCGTGACCTCGCCAGGCAGCTGGTAGCCGAACTCGCTCAGCTGCCGCGTGATCTGTCCGCGATGGTGGGCGTCGTGCTGCATCAGGTAGGCCATCATCATCGCCGTGCGCTTCGGCATGCCGGGCACCCGACCGCGCCTCTCGGCGACCGCGTCCCGGAAGAGCGCGACCAGGGCCTCGCGGTTCTCGGCCAGCGCCGCCAGCGCCTCGTCCTTGGTCACGGTCTTGGTAGGCAGCGTGGGGCCCACGGGCACCTTGGCCATCTTCGCGAACGTGCGCCTGAGACCGTAGACGTGGGCGACTATCGCGGCGATCGTCCGCCCTTTCTGCGGGGGCGGCGCGTGCCAGTGCTCCTCGGGGACCGCGCCGACGACCAGCTCGGTGACGCGCATAGCGTGCTCGAAGGCCTCCAGGACCTCTCGCTCCAGGTCGAGGGGGTTCCTCTGTGCCATGCGGGATGCTAAGGGCATCCCGCGCGGGCTACAAGCTGTGGTCACAAGCGGTCTGCGCTGTGAACACCTTGTGGTCACTGCCTGGCCACGACGCCGGGAGGTCCGAGCCGCGCGGACGTGCTCGACCCGGGCAGGGCGCGAGGGAGCGGCACGCCGCGGACGGGCGAGCGGCACGAAGCGGGAGTCGCCGGCTCGCCCTCTCACAGCTCCAGCCCGCGTCGGGCCGATGTGGTCACGGCGTGACTACGTTGTGGTCAATGTGTGACCACCTGTCACCTGACGCCCCTGGCCTCGCTCCGGCGGCGCAGGTGGGCGACCGCCTCCTCCCAGGTGCGGAACTCCCTCACCTCCCGGGCGATGAGGTCGTGGAGGACTATCGACCGCTGGCCGCGTCCCGACTCCACGACGCGGACTATGACGGTGGAGACCACCCTGCCTGGGCGCATGGCGCACTTCAGCGCGGCGGGCGTTACGCGGCCGTTACGGCCGGCCGTGCCTCTAGACTGACGTGACATGACGTCACGCTTGAGCCTGCTCGGCTCTTCCGCGCTCGGGGCCGAGGGGGGCCTGCCGGTCGACCGCCGGGGCTGCCTGCTCGCCTACCTGGCCGTCGAGGGCGGCTGGGTCAGCCGCGACCGCCTCGCGCTCCTGTTCTGGCCAGACTCGGACGAGACGACGGCCAAGCGCAACCTGCGCCAGCTCGTGCTGCGCGCCAGGCGCCTCCCCCTAGAGCCGCCCCTCGAGGCGGCGCCCGAGGCCCTACGCTGGCCCGTGGCGTCAGACGTCGCGGAGTTCCGCCGCGCCCTGGGGGACGGCGACACCGCGGCCGCCGTGAGCGCCTACGAGGGACCGCTGCTCGACGGCTTCGCAGTGCACGACGTCGGCGGCTTCGACGCCTGGCTCGAGGGCGAGAGGGACCGCCTCCGTCTGGCCTTCCTCGACGTCGGCGTGCGCCGCGCCGCCGAGCTCGTCGCCTCCGGCCGCTACGAGGAGGCGGCCCGCCTGCTGGCCAGGGTCCACGACGCCGACCCCTTGGCCGAGGACGTGCTGGCCGCCTACGTGAGAGCGCTCTACCTGGCCGGCCGCCGTGACGCCGCGCTCGCCGCCTACGCCCGCTTCGAACGGGAGCTGCAGGAAGAGCTCGGCCTCTCTCCCCTGCCCGCCACGGCCGCGCTGGCCGAGGCCGTCCGCCGCGGCGACGCCCTCGAGCTGCCGTTGGCCAGGCCGCCGCAGCCGGAGAGGGTGCTCCTCTCCCCGTCGCGGCTCGTCGGGCGCGACGCCGCCAGGCACGCGCTGCTCGCCGCGTCGACCCCGGTCGTGCTGCTGCGGGGCGAGCCCGGGATCGGCAAGTCGGCCCTGCTCGACGAGGCCGTCGCCGGCGGCCTGCGGGCGCGGGCCGTCGAGGGCCTGGAGCGCCTGCCCTACCACCCGCTCGCCCAGCTCGTGCGCGGCGCGGCGCACCTCGCCGCCGGCCTGGGGCCCTACCGCGACGACCTCGCCCGCCTCGTCCCCGAGCTCTCTGACGACCCCGTCCACACGCCGCTCGATGGCGACGTCGCCAAGTCGCGCGTCGCCGAGGCCATCGCGCGGCTCGTCGAGGCGGGCGGAGGCGTGCTGGTCGTCGACGACCTGCAGTGGGCCGACGCTGCCACGCTCGAGGTGGTCGTCTACCTCGCGGGCCGCGGCCTGAGGACCTACGGCGCCTACCGCGACGGGGAGGCCGGACCCGAGCTCGAGAGGACGCTGGCCGCCCTGCGCGGCCCGGGCCTCCTCACCCTCGTCGACGTCGGCCCCATCGACGAGGAGGCCGTGCGCTCGCTGCTCGCCGACCTCATCGGCCGCGAGGAGGGTCCGCTCGCGTTCTCCCGGCGCCTGTGGCGGCACACGGGCGGGAACCCGCTGTTCCTGCTCGAGACGCTGCGCTCGCTGTTCGAGTCCGGCCGGCTGCGGCGCGACGACCACGGCTGGCACACCGACGTCGACGAGGTGACCGTCGACTACTCGGAGCTGACGGTACCGCCGAGGATCGCCGACGTCATCTCGCGGCGGCTGGACCTCCTCGGCGCCCCCACGGTCCGCGTGCTGGAGGCCATGGCCCTCGCGCACGCGCCGCTCTCTCCCGCCGTCGTCGCCGAGGTGACGGGCCTCTCCCCCGCGGCCGTGGCCGAGGCCCTCGACGAGGCCGAGGCGTCGGGGTTCCTGCGGGACGGGGAGTTCCGCCACGACCTCCTGCGGCAGGCGCTCGACGCGCGCGTCGCGCCGGCGCGCCGACGGCTCCTCAACGGGCTCATAGCCGCGGCGCTGGAGGGCGAGGCCGACGCCGGCCTCGTCGCCGAGCACTGGCTGGCGGCCGGTGAGGTCGCGAGGGCGCGCGCGTCCTGGCGCGAGCGGGCCGGCGAGCTCCGCGCCCGCGGCCTGCACCCCGCCGCCATCGAGCTGCTCGAGTCGGCGGTGAGCCGCCTGCCGGCCGGGGAGGACGCGGCCTGGCTGCGCCTCGGCCTGGCGGAGCTCTACCGCGAGTCGGGTCGCATGGACGACGCGGCCGCGCAGCTCGCGGCCGCGCGCGAGGTCGAGGACCCTTCGCCCGCGCTGGTGGCCTACCGCCTGCTCGCGGACGCCTGGCTGGCGATGATGGTGGGCCAGTACACGCGCGCCGGCCAGGTGTTCGAGGAGGTCGTGGCCATGGAGGCCGCCCTGCGCGACGCCGACGACCTGATGCACGACGCGGCGATGCTCGGCGCCTGGCTCGCGAGGGAGCAGGGGAAGCACGACGAGGCGCGGGCGAGGCTCGAGGACGCGATCGCCAGGCTGCGCCAGCGCCCGCCGGGCTTACGGCTGGTGCAGCACCTCTCGAGCCTCGGCGTGCTGCTCGACGACGCCGGACGCAACGAGGAGGCGCTGCCCGTGCACCGCGAGGCCCTCGCGCTCGCGAAGGCGCTCGGCTCGCGCTACCACCAGGTCGACACGACCCTCAACCTCGTCTTCTGCCTGGGCGACCTCGGCAGGCACGAGGAGGCCGTCGCCGCCGCGCGTGCGGTCCTCGACCTCGGCGACTACGACAACGTGTCGGTGCTGAGGCTCAACATGGCCTACTCGCTGAGGCAGCTCGGGCGCGTCGAGGAGGCGCTGGAGCAGTACGACGCGCTCGGGGCCACGAAGGACATGCCGCACGTGCGGCTCATCGCGCTGGCGCGGGCGGCGTCGTGCCTCGGCGAGCTCGGCCGCCCGGAGGAGGCGAGGCTGCGGATCGACGAGGCGCTCGAGGCGCTGGAGGGGGTCGAGTACGAGCTGGCGATAGCGGCCCTCGCCTGCGCGGTGCTCGGCTACGGCGACAGGCGCCAGCTCGAGAGCCTGGCCGCGGCCACGGCCGGCTTCGACCACGCCGCGCTGCCGCGCTACCTCGTCGAGGAAGTGGCGGAGGCGGCGCGCGCCGGTGGTGAGGCGGCCGCGGAGGCCGGCGCGTGGTGGACGCCCCTGCTCGACGCGCGGCGGGACCGAGTGACGACCGCGTAACGCCCCCTGCGCCAGGCTCGTGCCATGACGCGCTCAGCCCTCATCGAGACGGCGGGTCGGCTCCTCGTCGCGTTCTCGGCGCTCGCGCCGGGCGCGGCCGCGCTGGCCCAGGACCTCGGCGGCACGTACCAGGTGCCGGTCGAACAGGGGACGATCACGGTCCAGCTCACGATGCAGGGTGAGCGGTTCTTCGGCTACCTCGACGGACCCGGGGTCCACCTCGAGCTCGAGGGCTGGGTCGAGGAGGGCGTGGGCGTCGGCGTGGCGAGCTCGCCGGACGGCCAGCTCGGGTTCGAGGCGGCCCTGGAGGGCGACACCCTCGGCCTCTGGTTCTACGAGGTCGTGGACGGCGTCGTGCGGCCTGAGACGGAGATCGAGGTCATACTCACGCGCGTGAGCGGAGGGCCCGCGGCCCAGCCCGGCGGCCCGGCGGCCGGCGCTCCTCCGCCGGGGGCCGGGACGCCGGCCCCTCAGCAGGGCTCCCCGGTGATCGCCACGGGGCAGTACGCCAGCCTGACGCAGGACGACGCGACGGCGTTCATCGAGGCCCTCGAGTTCGTCCTGGCCGAGATGGGCTACGCCTACACGTTCACCCCCGCCGAGCGCACCCAGGCCCTCCAGGCCATCGCCCAGAGCTTCCCGGCGCTCTCCCGGTCCGAGCAGGTCGTGTTGTCGCAGGCGCGCGCGATCTGGGAGCGCGTGCGGGCGAACTGGGCCAACGCCACGCCGGCCGAGCAGCAGGAGTTCGCCGTGGGCGTGCTCGTGCTGGCGTTCGGGGAGCAGACGGTGGCGCAGTGGGTCGGCACCGGCGGCGGCGGGAGCGGGGGCGGCGGCCAGTGCACGACGTTCGAGGATTGCGCCGCCGGCTACGTGGACGGCGACACCTGGTCCGACACGTTCAACGCCCAGGGCTGCTGGGCCGCCGCCGGCTGCGAGGGCTACGACCCCTCGACCGGCACCTTCGACTACGGCAGCTACGAGGGCTACTGAGGCCGGGCGGAGCGGCCCGCCGAGCGAACCCCTGGGGGCGGCGCGCGGCGCGCCCCACGGGGAAGGCCGGCGGGCCGCGCACGCCGAGCGGCCGTGCGGCTGCTCGACCTAGGCGCTCCCGCCCTTGTTGCCCGCGTAGTTGATCATCCACCTGATGCCGAAGCGGTCCACGAGGTTCGCGTAGAGCTCGGCCCAGCCGGTCTCGGCCAGCTCCATGTGGACCTGGCCGCCCTGCGAGAGGCGCTCGTAGAGGCGCCGGGCCTCGGCGCCATCGTCGGTGTCGATCATGATGTGGACGTTGTTGCCCTCGACGAACGGCAGTCCCAGCGACGGCGGGGCGTCGCTGGCCATGATCGCGTGGCCGTTGCCCAGGGGCAGGTAGGCGTGCGCGACGAGGTCCCGCTCGTCCTCGGGGAGCCCGGCGCCACCGTCGCCGAACTGACCGAAGGTGATGACCTGCGGCTCGGCGCCGAAGACCTCTCCGTAGAAGCGGAACGCCTCGGCGGTCTCGCGGCGGAAGTTCAGGTAGGGGTTGACGGTCTTCACACGGCACCTCCAGGAACTGCTGCTGCCCCCTCCTCGGCCGCCGCGGCCAGCAGTGTCGGCGCCGAGGCCTGTGCCGCCTCCCAAGCCGGCAGCGAGCGCTCGAGCTGCGCGAGCCCGGCGCTCGTCAGCGTGAGCCGCCTCTCGCGGGCGTCACCCGTCGACGCGGACTCGACCCAGCCGCGCTCCTCGAGTAGCTCCGCGCTGCGCGACAGCGAGGTGCGCTCGAGGCCGAGCAGGTCGGCCAGCCGCGTCACCGTGGCGCCGCCGGTGTTAGCCAGCGCGGCGAGGACCGAGAACTGCGTGGCCCTCAGACCCGTGGGCCGCAGGTGCTCGTCGTAGTGCCTGGTCAGGAGGCGGGCGGTGCGGCGTGCCTCCAGGCACAGGCACCCGCGCGTGGCGGCGATCCGCTCGGACGCAGGCACGACTTGAGTGTATATGCACGTAAGCCGCGGGGCAACGGTCGGCGCTGCGACGGGGTCGGATCGGCTTGGGGACGCGGCGGCCGCCTCGGACCGGCGCCGGCGGGACGTCAACCCCCGCCCGGCGCGGCGATCGCCACGAGCCCGTGCTCCGCGGCGGTCGGCAGCGGCGGGTCGGGGTAGGCGAGCCCGAGGTCGAGGGGCACCTCGACGCAGGCGACGCCCGCCGCCTCGAGGGCCGGCTCGAGCAGCGCGAGGAGGCCCCGGTCGCGCTGGCTCGCGGTGAGGAAGAGCCTGTCGCGCGCCCGCGTCAGCGCCACGTAAAGCAGGCGCCGCGCCTCGTCCTGCGCCGCCTCCGCCCTGGCGTGCTTGAGGAGCGAGAGGATCACGGGGTCGGCGCGCTCGCCGTCGTCGGTGGAGACCCTTATGCCGAGGCCGAGCGCGGCGTCGAACGACACCGAGGGGTCGTCCCTGCCAGCCTGGAAGCTCAGGTCGGCGACCACGACGACCGGCCACTCGAGGCCCTTGCTGCCGTGGATCGTCATCAGCGTCACGGCGTCGCCGGCGTGCAGCGTGGGCCGGTCCACCGCGACGCCGGCGGACCGCAGGCGGCGGAGCTGGCGCGCCACGGCGAAGGCGTCCCGGTGCCACCCCTCGAGCTTCCTGACGAGCGCCAGGAACGCCCGCCAGTCGGCGAGGCGCCGCCTGCCGCCGGGGAGGTTCGCGACCACCGCCGAGTAGCCGGCGGCCTCGTCGATGCCCTGCAGCAGCCGGCTGGGCAGCTCGTCCCAGCGGCGCTCCAGGGCCCGCGCCAGGACCTCGCGCGCCCGGTCGAGCCTCGCGGTGGCCTCCGGCGCCGCCGCC
This window encodes:
- a CDS encoding MarR family transcriptional regulator produces the protein MPASERIAATRGCLCLEARRTARLLTRHYDEHLRPTGLRATQFSVLAALANTGGATVTRLADLLGLERTSLSRSAELLEERGWVESASTGDARERRLTLTSAGLAQLERSLPAWEAAQASAPTLLAAAAEEGAAAVPGGAV
- a CDS encoding BTAD domain-containing putative transcriptional regulator, yielding MTSRLSLLGSSALGAEGGLPVDRRGCLLAYLAVEGGWVSRDRLALLFWPDSDETTAKRNLRQLVLRARRLPLEPPLEAAPEALRWPVASDVAEFRRALGDGDTAAAVSAYEGPLLDGFAVHDVGGFDAWLEGERDRLRLAFLDVGVRRAAELVASGRYEEAARLLARVHDADPLAEDVLAAYVRALYLAGRRDAALAAYARFERELQEELGLSPLPATAALAEAVRRGDALELPLARPPQPERVLLSPSRLVGRDAARHALLAASTPVVLLRGEPGIGKSALLDEAVAGGLRARAVEGLERLPYHPLAQLVRGAAHLAAGLGPYRDDLARLVPELSDDPVHTPLDGDVAKSRVAEAIARLVEAGGGVLVVDDLQWADAATLEVVVYLAGRGLRTYGAYRDGEAGPELERTLAALRGPGLLTLVDVGPIDEEAVRSLLADLIGREEGPLAFSRRLWRHTGGNPLFLLETLRSLFESGRLRRDDHGWHTDVDEVTVDYSELTVPPRIADVISRRLDLLGAPTVRVLEAMALAHAPLSPAVVAEVTGLSPAAVAEALDEAEASGFLRDGEFRHDLLRQALDARVAPARRRLLNGLIAAALEGEADAGLVAEHWLAAGEVARARASWRERAGELRARGLHPAAIELLESAVSRLPAGEDAAWLRLGLAELYRESGRMDDAAAQLAAAREVEDPSPALVAYRLLADAWLAMMVGQYTRAGQVFEEVVAMEAALRDADDLMHDAAMLGAWLAREQGKHDEARARLEDAIARLRQRPPGLRLVQHLSSLGVLLDDAGRNEEALPVHREALALAKALGSRYHQVDTTLNLVFCLGDLGRHEEAVAAARAVLDLGDYDNVSVLRLNMAYSLRQLGRVEEALEQYDALGATKDMPHVRLIALARAASCLGELGRPEEARLRIDEALEALEGVEYELAIAALACAVLGYGDRRQLESLAAATAGFDHAALPRYLVEEVAEAARAGGEAAAEAGAWWTPLLDARRDRVTTA
- a CDS encoding VOC family protein; translated protein: MKTVNPYLNFRRETAEAFRFYGEVFGAEPQVITFGQFGDGGAGLPEDERDLVAHAYLPLGNGHAIMASDAPPSLGLPFVEGNNVHIMIDTDDGAEARRLYERLSQGGQVHMELAETGWAELYANLVDRFGIRWMINYAGNKGGSA
- a CDS encoding TetR/AcrR family transcriptional regulator — its product is MSSAVAKVDARVVRTRQRLREALVSLVLERGYEAVTIRDLAHRAAVGYATYFRHYPSKDALLLDLLEDLLADLLRLLEPTLADEDASRSGATVFDHVRRHADLYRVLVASQRSVDLVARAREVAFANLGCRFEPAPDALLPPEAAVNHLVRSLVALIEWWLGAGMPVPPERMGAAFEALIMRPVRAVAFRRHEGQAPS
- a CDS encoding DinB family protein, whose translation is MAQRNPLDLEREVLEAFEHAMRVTELVVGAVPEEHWHAPPPQKGRTIAAIVAHVYGLRRTFAKMAKVPVGPTLPTKTVTKDEALAALAENREALVALFRDAVAERRGRVPGMPKRTAMMMAYLMQHDAHHRGQITRQLSEFGYQLPGEVTMKVWGWRRLDR
- a CDS encoding HAD family acid phosphatase, coding for MSKIVLCDLDGTLSDTSHRERFVKQDPADYESFYAAAGGDAPIWPVIEVVNALAKAGYEIHITTGRRDDTRAVTERWLAAHGVTYHRLVMRGYHDHTPDDVLKRRWYEADYRDADVLCVLEDRNRVVRMWRELGVTCLHVADGDF